From Spirosoma aerolatum, one genomic window encodes:
- a CDS encoding MOSC domain-containing protein, whose translation MTISELYIYPIKSLGGIAVNEVVVEEKGLRYDRRFMLVTPSGEFLTQRTNPQMALIDVAIEGDELRIWHRQRPTDVLILPLTVSDSTESMLVTIWDSKDVPAVTVSPEADTWFTNVLGQPCRLVFMPETTRRAVDMQYALNDDAVSFADGYPYLLIGQWSLDYLNTRLATPMSMRRFRPNFIVNGSLPNEEDGWGEFRIGDLNFYGVKPCARCVLTTIDPETGEQGKEPLRTLATYRQWKHKILFGQNMLVKSTGAPIVGTVRVGQQVEVIRYQEPWLAPPIDQTLL comes from the coding sequence ATGACTATTTCTGAACTCTACATCTATCCAATAAAATCACTCGGTGGCATTGCAGTAAACGAGGTGGTGGTTGAAGAAAAAGGGCTTCGGTATGACCGACGATTTATGCTGGTTACGCCATCCGGTGAGTTTTTAACCCAGCGGACTAATCCACAGATGGCCCTGATTGATGTAGCCATTGAGGGTGACGAACTACGGATTTGGCATCGTCAGCGACCAACTGATGTGCTGATACTCCCCCTTACGGTATCTGATTCAACGGAGTCTATGCTGGTTACTATCTGGGATAGTAAAGATGTTCCGGCTGTAACGGTGAGCCCAGAAGCCGATACCTGGTTCACCAACGTTCTGGGCCAGCCCTGCCGATTGGTATTTATGCCTGAAACGACCCGCCGGGCCGTCGATATGCAGTATGCCCTTAATGACGATGCGGTTAGTTTTGCCGATGGATACCCGTACTTACTCATTGGTCAGTGGTCGCTCGATTACTTAAATACCCGGCTTGCTACGCCTATGTCAATGCGCCGGTTTCGGCCTAACTTTATTGTGAACGGTAGTTTGCCGAACGAAGAAGATGGCTGGGGCGAGTTTCGCATCGGCGATCTGAATTTTTATGGGGTGAAGCCCTGTGCCCGTTGCGTATTGACGACTATCGATCCAGAAACGGGTGAGCAAGGTAAAGAACCATTGCGAACGTTGGCCACCTATCGACAATGGAAGCATAAGATCCTATTTGGTCAGAATATGCTGGTTAAATCGACCGGGGCGCCTATTGTCGGAACCGTTCGGGTAGGGCAACAGGTGGAGGTTATTCGGTATCAGGAACCCTGGCTGGCTCCGCCTATCGATCAGACGTTGCTGTAA
- the tsaD gene encoding tRNA (adenosine(37)-N6)-threonylcarbamoyltransferase complex transferase subunit TsaD: protein MNILAIESSCDETSASVLVNGHIRSNVIATQLIHEQYGGVVPELASRAHQQHILPVVKRALADANLSKNALSAVAFTRGPGLLGSLLVGASFAKALALGLNIPLIEVNHMQAHVLAHFIENPKPAFPFLCLTVSGGHTQIVRVDGPLNMTVIGQTMDDAVGEAFDKSAKLLGLPYPGGPLVDKYAKAGNPLAFRFPMSEMPNLDFSFSGIKTAILYFLRDHTKTNPGFIEENMADICASIQHTLVQMLLTKLKRAARETGIREVAIAGGVSANSGLRTALTQLGESLGWKVYIPRFEYCTDNAAMIAIAAQFKYEQGDFTAQTVSPMPRMEL, encoded by the coding sequence GTGAACATTTTAGCTATTGAGTCTTCCTGCGACGAAACATCGGCCTCTGTTTTGGTCAACGGTCATATTCGGTCGAACGTAATTGCCACGCAGTTAATTCACGAGCAATACGGCGGAGTAGTGCCTGAATTGGCTTCCCGAGCGCATCAGCAGCACATTCTGCCCGTAGTGAAACGGGCCTTGGCCGATGCAAATTTATCGAAAAATGCCTTATCTGCCGTCGCTTTTACACGCGGGCCGGGTTTATTAGGTTCGTTGCTGGTGGGCGCTTCGTTTGCCAAGGCGCTTGCCCTGGGGCTGAACATCCCGCTTATTGAAGTAAACCATATGCAGGCTCATGTGTTGGCGCATTTTATTGAAAACCCTAAACCGGCTTTTCCATTCCTATGCCTGACGGTGAGTGGAGGTCATACTCAGATCGTTCGGGTCGATGGACCGCTCAATATGACCGTGATCGGGCAGACGATGGACGATGCTGTAGGAGAGGCCTTTGATAAGTCGGCTAAGCTACTTGGGCTGCCGTATCCGGGTGGTCCGTTGGTTGATAAATACGCGAAAGCGGGGAATCCTCTGGCGTTTCGGTTTCCAATGAGCGAAATGCCCAACCTGGATTTTTCATTTAGTGGTATTAAAACGGCTATTCTCTATTTTCTTCGCGATCACACAAAGACCAATCCCGGATTTATTGAGGAGAACATGGCGGATATTTGCGCCAGCATTCAGCATACACTGGTGCAGATGTTACTCACTAAACTGAAGCGGGCTGCCCGCGAAACAGGTATTCGGGAAGTTGCGATTGCGGGTGGCGTATCGGCGAATAGCGGCCTCCGAACTGCGTTGACTCAACTGGGTGAATCACTGGGCTGGAAGGTCTACATTCCCCGATTTGAGTATTGTACCGACAATGCCGCCATGATTGCCATTGCCGCACAATTTAAGTATGAGCAGGGTGATTTTACGGCTCAAACCGTTAGCCCGATGCCGAGGATGGAATTGTAA
- a CDS encoding translocation/assembly module TamB domain-containing protein: MRQFFSIFLKTLLYLFVTVVVLALGILLGLQIPAVQTRLAKEGAEWLSKKLLFPVTIDGVSIKWFDSLTLEHLTIQDRQGRPMIVIGRLDADYNLRNLIDSSAHNIHLDEIVLYRPDVRMIKNKTNGDTNLDDFIARIEELTSDPTKPSIPNQNVPFTVSHIHLVDGKYTLEDPREPFMHNRNSFDYNHFTLQKLNAEVSDFLVLGDTIAFDAKSLSGIDRDSRIKIRRLDTRFLYCNTKMELADLYAHIGNSIIRNELTFLYDRPSAFGDFNSRVLMQARFRDSKVQSADLGFFSDYLRGLKETWYLTGNFTGTVNDFQLQKTDLRFGPNGRSRLAGDIAWKGLPDIDHTTVNFAFTPSVVNMADIRQYYPDTSFNHTIQKLGTASFDATFVGTFNNFRTKGTFRTAIGSVTGDLALKLADKSDLTTYTANLRSENLDLGQLIDQPDEFGTITGEGRITGRGTDFKRATIDFDGKFSQFGWQQYAYQQVAARGNLQKALFQGQLHIHDPNLSFDLDGEFNLSGPRNHFNFQGDIQHADLRALGYLNDSLVVQSNVDVQLEGSKLDDIVGSAIFNNTMLSRNGRNLAIEKLNLTSSIEQRARVTVDSIGSQRYFDLDSDFLTTRLQGNFEPQRTIDDLKRLVREYTLHFAGDAAGMKTYYAQKREAAARLASRRSADTPTRYGVDYQLITKNSTPLLTFLGSPVYIAPSTRLEGRFTEDNTSFLTATVKTDSLHFGSISFGPSDLDLTTSKFKLNEEVLASAVISSKRQVFSSLLPTQNLQVEASWDVDHIDFTSDIDQADSSGSYTNHADLNGELRFKGDAIDLTFRQSKLRVLNGNWVLNPESLIRKVGNEYTIRNLSLVNEAQLVQASGKISTDSVEHLAIEAQNFLLASLNSVLNTKLGGSLNGSMAIRNIYQTPIIESALSVRAFSYDNALIGDVRGQGDWDPQTQRVDVTASINRNGANVVTLIGTYNPQLKTDPLAVKASVNNADLVLLEPFTTGLFSNLGGIASGTIAVTGKPAAPVLKGEVAIQGGHGRFDYLKADFAFDDKIYFGENEIITRQLVLHDPQGNTATLRGGVYHDYFRYFTLGFDADLKNFRIMNTTAKDNDAFYGQAIVTGRAELYGPTDNLTIRSTATSNKGTRIYIPLDGATSVDADDQIRFVNLSSKTPGKPTSQTATESENEIDLSRIQMDFNFDITPDAYCEIQLDRQTGDIIKAYGQGRVAMKVDTKGDFTMTGNYEILKGDYTFTFQNIINKRFEIRPNSRITWTGDPYGALLDVTAAYTQYTSLAPLLVNQSATTTSAEQTRRYPVDLVIKLNGELGSPSIGYDLDIKEYPSSSTYRQAVTAFESRLQSNDQELTRQVSSVLLFNQLLPEGTSLFDQGQVNSGVANSVSELISNQISRLASNLNENLDIGVSFGGFTSTSTQNDNLLNNLQLRFSYRLLNDRLRISRDGGFTYGQSQYNAASLLGEWTLEYFITPDGHLRAKVYNRNQQSILSQYNLTSTITTGGGISLLYTRSFNHIFGSKRTTPGLVPPASANESLPTTTPLPGASLLGKRRQEL; encoded by the coding sequence ATGCGTCAATTTTTTTCTATATTCCTGAAAACACTGCTCTACCTGTTTGTTACGGTAGTAGTTTTGGCGTTGGGAATATTACTGGGCCTGCAAATTCCGGCGGTACAGACACGCCTGGCTAAAGAAGGGGCCGAGTGGCTTTCCAAAAAATTGCTTTTTCCGGTTACTATCGATGGGGTTTCGATCAAATGGTTTGATTCATTAACCCTCGAACACCTCACTATTCAGGATCGTCAGGGTCGCCCCATGATCGTTATAGGCCGACTCGATGCCGACTACAATCTCCGAAATCTGATCGACTCATCCGCCCATAATATCCATCTGGATGAAATTGTCCTGTATCGTCCCGATGTACGGATGATCAAGAACAAAACCAATGGCGACACGAACCTTGACGATTTTATTGCTCGAATCGAAGAGCTGACCTCTGACCCAACCAAGCCAAGTATACCCAACCAGAATGTCCCCTTCACTGTCAGCCATATTCATCTGGTCGATGGCAAATATACCCTCGAAGATCCCCGTGAGCCATTCATGCACAACCGGAATAGCTTCGATTATAACCACTTCACACTCCAGAAGCTTAATGCGGAAGTCAGTGATTTTTTAGTGCTGGGCGATACCATTGCCTTTGATGCCAAAAGTTTGTCCGGTATTGATCGTGACTCGCGCATCAAAATCCGCCGACTCGACACGCGCTTTCTGTATTGCAATACCAAAATGGAGCTTGCTGACTTGTATGCGCACATTGGTAACTCCATCATTCGTAATGAATTAACTTTTTTATACGACAGACCATCGGCGTTTGGCGATTTCAATAGCCGGGTACTGATGCAGGCCCGTTTTCGGGATAGCAAAGTTCAGTCGGCCGATTTGGGATTTTTCTCCGACTACCTGCGTGGCCTGAAGGAAACTTGGTATCTGACGGGCAACTTTACGGGCACTGTCAATGACTTTCAGTTGCAGAAAACGGATCTTCGCTTTGGCCCAAATGGCCGAAGTAGGCTGGCAGGAGACATCGCCTGGAAAGGCCTGCCCGACATCGATCATACAACGGTCAATTTTGCCTTTACGCCATCGGTAGTCAACATGGCCGACATTCGGCAGTATTACCCGGATACGTCCTTCAATCATACCATTCAAAAACTCGGCACAGCTTCTTTCGACGCTACGTTTGTTGGCACTTTTAATAACTTCAGGACCAAAGGTACATTCCGCACGGCTATTGGCTCGGTAACAGGCGACCTGGCCCTCAAACTAGCCGATAAATCTGATCTGACGACCTACACGGCTAACCTGCGTAGCGAAAATCTCGATCTGGGACAATTGATTGATCAACCCGATGAGTTCGGTACTATTACGGGCGAAGGACGCATTACCGGACGGGGTACTGATTTCAAGCGGGCAACCATCGATTTCGACGGCAAGTTTAGTCAATTTGGCTGGCAACAGTACGCCTACCAGCAAGTAGCTGCCCGTGGCAATCTGCAAAAAGCCTTATTTCAGGGTCAGTTGCACATTCACGATCCTAATTTATCCTTCGACCTTGATGGTGAATTTAATCTCAGCGGCCCACGAAATCATTTCAACTTTCAAGGGGATATCCAACATGCCGATTTACGAGCTTTGGGGTATCTGAACGATTCACTGGTTGTTCAGAGTAATGTAGACGTACAACTGGAAGGTAGTAAACTGGATGACATTGTTGGCAGTGCTATTTTTAACAATACGATGCTCAGTCGAAATGGGCGAAATCTGGCTATCGAGAAACTGAATCTAACCTCGTCGATTGAACAACGTGCCAGAGTAACCGTCGATTCAATAGGCAGCCAGCGCTATTTCGACCTCGACTCCGATTTTCTGACCACACGCCTTCAGGGGAATTTCGAACCGCAGCGTACGATTGATGATCTGAAGCGTCTCGTACGTGAATATACGCTTCATTTTGCAGGCGATGCGGCTGGCATGAAGACATATTATGCTCAGAAACGCGAAGCGGCAGCCCGGCTGGCCAGTCGTCGTTCTGCTGATACGCCAACCCGCTATGGAGTCGATTATCAGTTGATTACCAAAAACAGTACGCCTTTACTGACCTTTCTGGGATCACCCGTCTACATTGCCCCGTCAACACGACTGGAAGGCCGCTTTACCGAAGACAATACCTCCTTTCTGACAGCCACCGTCAAAACCGATTCGCTGCACTTTGGTAGCATTAGCTTTGGGCCAAGCGATCTGGACCTGACGACATCAAAATTTAAGCTCAACGAAGAAGTACTGGCATCGGCCGTTATTTCGTCAAAACGGCAAGTCTTCAGTTCGCTGCTGCCCACTCAAAACCTACAGGTTGAAGCCTCGTGGGATGTAGACCACATCGACTTCACGAGTGATATTGACCAAGCCGACAGCAGTGGCTCCTATACCAATCATGCTGATTTAAACGGTGAGCTTCGCTTTAAAGGCGACGCCATTGACCTGACCTTCCGCCAGTCGAAACTTCGCGTACTAAACGGCAACTGGGTATTGAACCCGGAAAGTCTGATTCGAAAAGTGGGGAATGAATACACCATTCGTAACCTGTCGCTGGTCAATGAGGCCCAACTGGTTCAGGCATCGGGCAAAATTTCGACTGATTCAGTTGAGCACCTGGCCATCGAAGCCCAGAATTTTCTACTGGCATCCTTAAACTCCGTTCTAAACACAAAATTAGGTGGCAGTCTGAATGGGTCGATGGCGATACGGAATATCTACCAAACGCCCATTATCGAAAGCGCCCTATCGGTACGAGCATTTTCATACGACAATGCCCTGATTGGCGATGTTCGCGGCCAGGGTGACTGGGACCCACAGACCCAGCGGGTGGATGTAACGGCCAGTATCAACCGGAACGGAGCCAACGTAGTCACCCTGATCGGAACGTATAATCCACAGCTTAAAACGGACCCGCTGGCAGTTAAAGCGAGTGTCAATAATGCCGATCTGGTTTTGCTGGAACCTTTCACAACCGGGCTTTTCTCGAACCTGGGTGGCATTGCCAGCGGAACAATTGCCGTAACGGGTAAACCAGCCGCCCCCGTTCTAAAAGGCGAGGTAGCGATTCAGGGTGGGCACGGCCGATTCGATTACCTGAAAGCAGATTTTGCGTTCGATGATAAAATCTATTTCGGCGAAAATGAGATTATTACCCGGCAGTTGGTGCTGCATGATCCGCAGGGCAATACCGCTACACTGCGCGGAGGAGTGTATCATGACTACTTTCGCTACTTTACGCTTGGGTTCGATGCGGATCTGAAGAATTTCCGCATCATGAACACCACAGCTAAAGACAATGATGCCTTTTACGGACAAGCCATCGTGACGGGTCGTGCCGAACTCTATGGGCCAACCGACAACCTGACGATTAGGTCTACGGCAACCAGTAATAAAGGAACCAGAATTTATATTCCTCTCGATGGGGCAACGTCGGTCGATGCCGATGACCAGATTCGGTTTGTCAACCTGAGTAGTAAAACGCCGGGTAAACCCACCAGCCAAACCGCCACCGAATCAGAAAATGAAATCGACCTGTCGCGCATCCAGATGGATTTCAACTTCGATATTACTCCCGATGCCTATTGTGAAATTCAGTTAGACCGTCAGACGGGCGATATTATCAAGGCTTATGGCCAGGGGCGGGTAGCAATGAAAGTCGACACGAAAGGTGACTTCACCATGACGGGCAATTATGAAATTCTCAAAGGTGATTACACCTTCACCTTCCAGAACATCATTAACAAGCGGTTTGAGATCCGTCCAAATAGCCGCATCACCTGGACTGGCGATCCGTATGGGGCGTTGCTGGATGTAACAGCAGCCTATACCCAATATACATCGCTGGCCCCCCTGCTTGTCAACCAGTCAGCCACAACCACATCGGCCGAACAAACCCGGCGGTATCCGGTCGATCTGGTCATTAAACTCAATGGTGAACTGGGCTCTCCCTCCATCGGTTACGATCTCGACATTAAGGAATACCCTTCGTCGTCAACCTATCGGCAGGCAGTTACCGCTTTTGAATCACGACTACAGAGTAACGATCAGGAGCTAACCCGGCAGGTAAGTAGCGTTCTGTTATTCAACCAGTTATTACCGGAAGGCACCAGCCTGTTCGATCAGGGGCAGGTAAACTCAGGGGTTGCCAATAGTGTAAGTGAACTGATTTCAAATCAGATTAGCCGACTGGCCTCGAATCTGAACGAAAACCTTGACATAGGCGTATCGTTTGGTGGATTTACCAGCACCAGTACCCAAAACGATAATCTACTCAACAACCTGCAGTTGCGGTTTTCGTATCGACTGCTCAACGATCGGCTGCGGATCAGCCGCGATGGTGGCTTTACCTACGGCCAGAGCCAGTATAACGCGGCCAGTCTGCTCGGCGAATGGACGCTGGAATACTTTATTACTCCTGATGGGCATCTGCGTGCTAAAGTATATAACCGGAATCAGCAAAGTATATTAAGTCAGTACAACCTGACCAGTACCATTACGACGGGGGGGGGTATCAGCTTATTGTATACTCGGTCTTTCAATCACATATTCGGCAGCAAGCGCACAACGCCAGGACTAGTTCCACCAGCCTCAGCTAATGAATCGCTGCCGACGACTACGCCCCTACCGGGTGCCAGCCTTTTAGGTAAAAGGCGACAGGAACTCTAA
- a CDS encoding DUF6686 family protein, whose protein sequence is MTTCKPLILLEETAFYITQCQHCQRIGLIYNNLVLGFKHEEFIGLCQTLDSVNFDQSSVLLPDGQPYLIIKTGHPDIQLSLSKVEYNSFRAGLQQALRRMNLHQLLRLQSN, encoded by the coding sequence ATGACTACCTGCAAACCACTCATACTGCTTGAAGAAACGGCTTTCTATATTACTCAGTGCCAGCACTGCCAGCGTATTGGCCTGATTTATAACAATCTGGTATTGGGGTTCAAGCATGAAGAGTTTATTGGACTCTGTCAAACTCTCGACTCGGTAAACTTTGACCAGAGCAGCGTTCTCCTTCCCGATGGACAGCCTTATCTGATCATTAAAACCGGTCATCCAGATATACAGCTTAGTTTATCAAAAGTCGAATACAATAGTTTTCGGGCTGGATTGCAACAGGCACTTCGACGCATGAATCTGCATCAACTTCTACGCCTTCAATCAAACTGA
- a CDS encoding Fur family transcriptional regulator — translation MQTSSTLLATARIKFEDWLLAKGLRRSGERFAILDEVYSRDDHFDAEDLFKAMQEKSYRVSRATVYNTLDVLIECGLIIRHQFGDDDNAKYRYEKSLGRQQHAHLVCTLCHRVKEFCDPRLHLIKTNVGKALQFQVVSHSLVFYGQCTDEACEARLANVAKED, via the coding sequence ATGCAAACTTCTTCTACACTGCTTGCCACTGCTCGTATTAAATTCGAAGACTGGCTTCTGGCTAAAGGGTTACGTCGATCGGGCGAACGATTTGCCATTCTGGATGAAGTATATTCCCGCGATGATCATTTCGATGCCGAAGATTTGTTTAAGGCTATGCAGGAAAAATCGTATCGTGTAAGTCGGGCAACCGTCTATAATACCCTGGATGTATTGATTGAGTGTGGTTTGATCATCAGGCATCAGTTTGGCGATGATGACAATGCAAAATATCGCTACGAAAAATCGCTGGGTCGCCAACAACATGCTCATCTGGTGTGCACGCTCTGCCATCGGGTAAAAGAGTTTTGCGATCCGCGTCTGCACCTTATCAAAACAAATGTCGGAAAGGCCCTTCAATTTCAGGTTGTGTCCCATTCATTGGTTTTTTACGGCCAATGTACCGACGAAGCCTGTGAAGCTCGGCTTGCCAACGTCGCTAAAGAAGATTAA
- a CDS encoding glycoside hydrolase family 43 protein, which produces MLMTAYSIGGHLTRLLRLLLLLTLTHPLVAQRTFTNPIKNSGPDPWVLQKDGWYYYMNTTGRNLTLWKTRNIADLATAESKVVYTPPADKPYSRELWAPEIHFLNGRWYIYFSADSLNNLSHRVWVIENQSADPMQGEWTMKGKIGDKENHWAIDMSVIDFNGQLYAAWSGWEGSTNGRQDIYIARLKNPWTIDGDRVKLSQPDLPWEQHGDVPQAWQKNGEVPKIYVNEGPEFLRHNGKLFIVYSANACWLDYCMGLLTYSGKGDLLNPKNWAKSPTPVFQQAPENDVWAPGHGGFFRSADGKQDWMIYHANPSATDGCGNKRAPHIQPFTWNTDGSPNFGKPAPKTPMPVPAG; this is translated from the coding sequence ATGCTCATGACTGCCTATTCTATTGGCGGGCACCTTACTCGTCTGTTACGTTTACTGCTCCTGCTAACGCTCACCCATCCCCTGGTGGCTCAGCGGACCTTTACCAACCCCATCAAAAATTCAGGCCCCGATCCCTGGGTGCTCCAAAAAGACGGCTGGTATTACTATATGAATACGACCGGTCGCAACCTGACACTCTGGAAGACCCGGAACATAGCCGACCTTGCTACAGCCGAGAGTAAAGTAGTCTACACTCCACCTGCGGACAAGCCCTATTCCCGTGAACTCTGGGCACCCGAAATCCATTTTCTGAACGGCCGCTGGTATATCTATTTTTCTGCCGATTCGCTCAATAATTTATCCCACCGAGTATGGGTTATCGAAAACCAATCGGCTGATCCGATGCAAGGCGAGTGGACCATGAAAGGAAAAATTGGCGATAAAGAGAACCACTGGGCCATCGATATGTCGGTCATTGATTTTAACGGGCAGCTTTATGCGGCCTGGTCAGGCTGGGAAGGTTCAACGAATGGCCGACAGGATATTTACATTGCCCGACTGAAAAACCCCTGGACTATTGATGGCGACCGGGTTAAGCTGTCTCAACCAGATCTCCCCTGGGAACAGCACGGCGATGTGCCGCAGGCGTGGCAGAAAAATGGAGAAGTGCCTAAAATTTACGTCAATGAAGGCCCTGAATTTCTACGGCATAACGGCAAGCTATTTATTGTGTATTCAGCCAATGCCTGCTGGCTCGACTATTGTATGGGTCTGTTAACCTATAGCGGTAAAGGCGATCTGCTCAACCCCAAAAACTGGGCTAAAAGTCCCACTCCAGTTTTTCAGCAAGCTCCTGAAAATGATGTCTGGGCGCCAGGGCATGGTGGTTTTTTCCGCTCGGCCGATGGCAAACAGGACTGGATGATTTACCATGCTAACCCATCAGCAACGGATGGCTGTGGCAACAAACGCGCTCCCCATATCCAGCCATTTACCTGGAATACCGACGGATCACCTAATTTTGGCAAACCTGCTCCTAAAACGCCCATGCCTGTACCAGCAGGATAA
- a CDS encoding cellulase family glycosylhydrolase — translation MKRFSFVVLFLISTLALAQPTAPIARWSAAKANTWYAKEPFLVGSNYIPANAINELEMFQAESFDPATIDKELAMAQSIGMNTMRVFLHDLLWQDAAGFTKRLDQFLSICAKHKIRPMLVLFDSCWDPLPKLGKQHEPTPGIHNSGWVQSPGAEALSDVSQYPRLEAYVKGVVGAFKNDNRILAWDIWNEPDNGNDNSYGQNHTIKTELPKARKIAIVTRLLPHVFQWARAAGATQPLTSGVWIYRSPEDWQNAAKWSPMEKVQFENSDIITFHQYSKPADLEKVIPALASLGRPVICTEYMARGVDSKFQTHLPIAKKAKVGMINWGFVAGKTQTFLPWDSWQKPYVNGREPSIWFHEVFKQDGTPVDAAEVAAIRQATGK, via the coding sequence ATGAAGCGATTTTCATTTGTAGTCCTTTTCCTTATCTCCACCCTCGCACTTGCGCAACCCACCGCACCAATTGCCCGATGGTCAGCTGCCAAAGCCAACACCTGGTATGCAAAAGAGCCCTTTCTGGTCGGTTCCAACTATATTCCAGCCAATGCCATCAATGAACTCGAGATGTTTCAGGCCGAAAGCTTCGACCCAGCTACGATTGACAAAGAATTAGCTATGGCACAAAGCATCGGCATGAACACAATGCGGGTATTTCTGCATGATTTACTTTGGCAGGATGCGGCTGGTTTTACCAAACGACTCGACCAGTTTTTGAGTATCTGTGCCAAACATAAAATCCGGCCGATGCTGGTTCTTTTTGATTCGTGCTGGGACCCACTGCCCAAGCTTGGCAAACAGCATGAGCCAACGCCTGGCATCCATAATTCAGGCTGGGTGCAAAGTCCGGGTGCAGAAGCCCTTTCCGACGTGTCGCAGTATCCCCGGCTGGAAGCGTACGTCAAAGGCGTTGTAGGTGCGTTTAAAAACGACAATCGGATACTGGCCTGGGATATCTGGAATGAGCCAGATAATGGCAACGACAATAGTTATGGCCAAAATCACACCATCAAAACCGAATTACCTAAAGCCCGTAAAATCGCCATCGTTACCCGATTACTGCCTCACGTATTCCAGTGGGCACGAGCAGCCGGAGCTACTCAACCCCTTACGTCTGGCGTATGGATTTACCGGAGCCCCGAAGACTGGCAAAATGCGGCTAAATGGTCGCCGATGGAAAAGGTACAGTTCGAAAATTCAGACATCATAACATTCCACCAATACTCGAAACCAGCCGATCTGGAGAAAGTTATTCCAGCGCTGGCCTCGCTCGGCCGTCCGGTAATCTGTACTGAATACATGGCGCGGGGTGTCGATAGCAAATTCCAAACGCACCTGCCCATTGCAAAAAAAGCGAAAGTCGGCATGATCAACTGGGGCTTTGTAGCAGGTAAAACGCAGACATTCCTGCCCTGGGATAGTTGGCAGAAACCTTATGTAAATGGTCGCGAGCCCTCAATCTGGTTCCACGAAGTATTTAAACAGGATGGCACCCCGGTCGATGCAGCCGAAGTCGCTGCGATCAGGCAGGCAACGGGGAAATAA
- a CDS encoding SDR family NAD(P)-dependent oxidoreductase, translated as MLNKIAIVTGAARGIGLATTKLFLENNWRVAMIDRDEAALQLTSEHLAGTLPIVCDVSIPERVQDMVSKVLVTFGRIDALINNAGVAVFEPLEKTDFDSWRTIMATNLDGVFLCSQAVIPALKESQGSIVNIASISALRASTLRVAYGTSKAAVVHLTKQLAIELGDYGVRVNCVSPGPVKTKLAEAVHSPEIIKAYYDGIPLNRSATEQDIAEMVVFLCSTKASFITGQMIAVDGGFDASGVGLPALRASRLRFT; from the coding sequence ATGTTAAACAAAATTGCCATCGTAACCGGTGCCGCCAGGGGTATAGGTCTGGCTACTACAAAGTTATTCCTGGAAAATAACTGGCGAGTCGCGATGATCGACCGCGACGAAGCCGCACTCCAGCTAACTTCGGAGCATCTAGCCGGTACGCTGCCCATCGTGTGCGATGTTTCTATTCCCGAAAGGGTTCAGGATATGGTGTCGAAAGTACTGGTTACGTTTGGGCGCATTGATGCCCTGATCAATAATGCCGGGGTAGCTGTTTTCGAACCACTCGAAAAAACAGACTTCGACAGCTGGCGCACCATTATGGCAACTAACCTGGATGGTGTCTTCCTTTGTTCGCAAGCCGTTATACCGGCTTTGAAAGAAAGCCAGGGTTCTATTGTCAATATTGCCTCCATTTCGGCACTTCGGGCGAGTACGTTACGAGTAGCTTATGGCACCTCAAAAGCCGCGGTGGTTCACCTGACCAAGCAATTGGCGATTGAATTGGGGGATTATGGCGTTCGGGTAAATTGTGTTTCACCAGGTCCGGTTAAAACAAAGCTGGCCGAAGCTGTTCATTCACCCGAAATTATCAAAGCCTATTATGATGGTATTCCGCTAAATCGCTCAGCAACCGAACAGGATATTGCCGAAATGGTCGTCTTTCTTTGCTCGACAAAGGCCTCTTTTATCACCGGCCAGATGATTGCCGTCGATGGAGGCTTCGATGCAAGCGGTGTCGGCTTACCAGCCCTTCGGGCATCCAGATTGCGTTTTACGTAA